Below is a genomic region from Helicobacter pylori.
TTTTCATTGTCTAGGCAAATGTAAGTCATGTCATGCCCTCTTTCCATGCAACCGCTGATGAATTGAAAACCAATATCATAACTGGCCCCATCGCCCCCAAACGCCACGAATTTTGGTTTTTGACCTTGATAGCGCCCCTTATTCACTAGCGCTTTATACATCGCTTCCACCCCTGAAATCGCCGTAGAGCCATTTTCAAAACCAATATGGATCCAAGGCACATCCCATGAAGTGTGAGGATACACAGCCGAGCATACCTCTAAACAACCGGTAGAATTGCCTAAAACAATAGGCCCATCTACAGCGTTTAAAACTTCGCGCACAATAATGCCATGCCCACAACCCGGACAAAGCAAGTGCGAGCCTTGAAATTTTTCAGCGCTTTGGCTAAAACCTTTGAGTGTTTTGACTTCTTTTACCATGATATTTCCTTTTTAAAAAAAGCTCATTTTAGGGCCGTGCAAGCCTACGAATTGTTGGGTAGGGTGCGTGAGCGTGCCTTTAAGAGCGTCTTCATTGATTTCTTCAAAAATTCCGCATAAATGCGCGATTGTCATATCCCTTTCGCCTAAACCATAAATGTAGTTAGACACCACAGGGTGTTTAGTCCCTTGCGTTTGATACACCGCGCTCGTTACCTCATTAAACATCGCCCCCATAGCGCCCGCTGGAGAGCTCTTATCTAAAATCGCTAAAGCTTTAAGATTTTTCAAATCCTGCCCTAATCTTTCATAAGGGAAAGGGCGCAAGGAATGGATGGTAGCCACGCCGGCCTTAATGCCTTTTTTATGCATTTCTTTAGCTGCTACGATCGCTGATTCATAAGTGGTGCCTAACGCAAAGATAGCGATTTCAGCGTCTTCTAGCTGGAAAGTTTTAGTCAAATGGTATTGTCTGCCGGTGAGTTTAGCGAAATCATTAAACACTTCTTCAATCACAGAAGACGCGCTCATGATCGCATGGTGGAGTTGGGCTTTATGCTCATAATGCCATTCTTCTTCGGCTTGCGCGCCATAGCTTACCGGTTTATCAAAATCCAAAAGCGAATGCTTGGTTTGGTATTCGCCTACGAATTGATAAGCCACTGCATCGCTCAAAGGGCGGACATTTTGCACGGTGTGCGAGCATAAAAACCCGTCTTGATTGACAATAGTAGGCACGCGCACCTTTTGATGCTCTGCGATTCTAAACGCCATTAAAGTGAAATCATAAGCTTCTTGGGGGTTGCATGTGCATAAACTTATCCAGCCAGAATCCCTGCTTAAATACATATCAGAATGATCGCCATGGATATTCAAAGGGGCTGCTAAAGCACGATTGACTAAATTCAAAACGATAGGCAAACGCATCCCAGAAGCTTGGTATAAAACCTCTACCATTAACGCCAAACCTTGAGAGCTAGTCGCAGTGCTGACCCTCCCGCCTGCAGCAGCGGCTCCCACGCATGCACTCATGGCAGCATGCTCAGATTCCACTAAAACGAATTCGCCATCAATATAACCATTATCCTTAAACGAGCCATAATTTTGCACAATGGGCGTTGATGGGGTGATAGGATAGGCTGCGATGACATCAATTTGAGCCTGTCTCAAAGCGTTAGAACTAGCGGTATTGCCATCCCACACTTCTATCTCTTGCAATTCAATACTTCTTGCCATATTTTTTCCTTATGATTTTTTCTTTTCTTGTTTTTGCGGCCATTGAGTGAGGGCGGTAGCGGGCTCAATTTGTTCTTCAAACATCCATAGCGATTTAGGGTTGGTGGGGCAGACATCCACGCACACGCCACAGCCTTTACAATGAGAATAATCCACGCCTTTTAACTTGCCCTCTCTTGAAAGAATGGCAGCGTCTGGGCAATAAACCCAACAATTAAAGCAATTGATGCAAATATTATTGTTATGCACAGGCTTAGCCACGCGCCAATGAGCCACTGAAGTGGTGAAGTAGCTTTGCTCGGTGTAATGGCGCTCATCGTTGTGTTTTTCCATTTCGCTTTGTGCGTTTTTTTCAAAAGGGAAGAGCACCGCTCCCATTTCAAATTCATTCCAATCTTTCATCTTTGTTCCTTAATGTTATTGAACTTCTTCATAAGCTCTTTGGATAGCGAGCATGTTAGCGTCAATGACTTCTTGCGTGAGTTTTTTGCCTAAAACTTTCTTAAAAGCTTCTTTAAAAGCCCCGATTTCAAGCATGCCAGACACTTTCATTAACGCCCCTAGCATGGGCGTGTTAGGGATGGGGCGTTTTAAGGTTTCCATAGAGATTTTTAAACAATCCACTAAAAACACCTTACGGGTTTTTAATTCAGGTTTTTTTTCAAACAATTCTTCTTTGTTAAGATAGCTGGTGATGATATAAGTCGTGTCTTCTTTTTCATTGGCGAAGATGTTTTCAATGAAAACCAAACCCGGATCAATCACCAGCACATAATCAGGCTGCATGAAGCGTTCATGATTTAAAATAGGCTCATCATCAATGCGGTTATAAGCCATCATAGCAGCCCCCCTTTTAGCTGAACCATAGGAAGCGAACGCTTGCACTTCTTTGCCTGTTTTTGAAATCACATCGGCTAGCCCTTTAGCGCCAGTGATAGCGCCTTGACCCGCTCGCGCATGCCATCTAATTTGAAACATGGTAATATGTCTCCTTAATATCGTATAAGATAAATTGAATTTAGCCTAAGATTATACAAGAAAAATCATTAACATGTCTTATAACAACACCTTTTTAAGAATTTTTATAGAAAAATGGGGGCATACCCACAAGAATTATGGCTATTTTATGGCTATTTATTCTAAAAAGATAGGCGTTCTTAATCAAAATCACTAATATTTATTTTAAACTTTGTTATTATTTAGGGTGTGATTTGATTTTAGTCTGTATGGGGCAAGTGTGGGGTAGGATAACATAAGGAATTGGGTTATGAATAAAACAAATAAAACAATGGTTAAAATATTGATGGGCATGGCGTTATTATCATCGCTTCAAGCCGCAGAGGCAGATCTTGATGAAAAATCAAAAAAACCTAAATTTGCGGACAGGAATACGTTTTATTTGGGGGTTGGGTATCAGCTTAGCGCGATCAACACATCTTTTAGCACCGAGTCTGTGGATAAATCGTATTTTATGACCGGCAATGGCTTTGGTGTGGTGTTAGGGGGGAAGTTTGTGGCTAAAACGCAAGCTGTAGAGCATGTGGGTTTTCGTTACGGGTTGTTTTATGATCAGACCTTTTCTTCTCACAAATCCTATATTTCTACCTATGGTTTGGAATTTAGCGGTTTGTGGGACGCTTTCAATTCGCAAAAAATGTTTTTAGGGTTAGAGTTTGGTGTAGGCATCGCTGGGGCGACTTACATGCCAGGAGGGGCTATGCATGGGATTATCGCTCAAAATTTAGGCAAAGAAAATTCGCTTTTCCAATTGCTTGTGAAAGTGGGTTTTCGTTTTGGCTTTTTCCACAATGAAATCACTTTCGGGTTGAAATTCCCTTTCATTCCTAACAAAAGAACTGAAATCGTTGATGGCTTGAGTGCGACTACTTTATGGCACCGCTTACCGGTAGCTTATTTCAATTATATCTATAATTTTTAGATATGGTTATTTAGAGGTTTTAGATTTGACAAAATCAATTAACTCTCGTGTGTCTATGGTTAGGGTTAAGAATTGCTGATAGGTGGTGATCCACTTGCCCCCTTTCCCATACAAATGATACCCATCGCCTCCGCCTAAAAAGTTAAAAAACGCATCCGCTCGCACGCTCACCCATTTGTTTTTATAAACATAATAAAGCCCTATCATATCAAAATTAGGGGCTCTATACCATGGCAACCCGGTATAAAGGGATTGGCCATAAGTGGCATAAAAGTGCATTTGGGGTTTGTTGGAAAAATAGTATCTGTTAAAAATCCCAAAGCCTTTGTATTGTGCTTGGGCGTAAAATTCCCCCCCAAAGCTGTTATAAAATTGAGCGTTTTGACACTCGCTAGCATAACGCACGCAATAATGGGTTTGAGACGACTGCGTGCCAAAGGTCATAAAAATATTATCCATATAAGGCATGAGATTTTTAAAATCCGCTTTTAAATAAGCATGGTAATAGACTCTATCTAAAATGGTAGGGTTAGAGTATTTCCCTATTTCTCCGCCTTGTGGGTTATTTTTTTGACTGAAATAGGGGTAGCCATTAGGCCATTGTGGGGTTACATCGCCTGGTTTTAAGTAAGAATTACCGCCGTAAGGGTAATTATCTCCCATGCTATGATGGCTGGCGTTATGAAAAATGACAAGCTGCCCCCCCAAACCTAAATACCCTTTAAGAAACTGAAATTCTGAAGAAACAAAATACAAGAATTGATCAAAATCGTAATTTTTCTTTTTGGGCTGGTTGTTCCAATTACGCCCCCCATACCAATCCACAACGCCCTCAAACCACCCATTCCACCAGCGGTTAGGATCATAAGCTGGTTTGAATTGAAACGCTCCTCCCCTAAAAGTAGGGTCTATAAACCAAAAAAGTTTTTTAAAAGCGCTTAAAGGGTAATGCCCTATTTGATAGCTTCGCGGCACAATGCCTAAAAAAAATCTCAAATTTTTCCCTATGTATTGGTAATACATGGTAACCCCCCACGAATAAGGGAAATAGCTATAATGCGTGTGTAAATTTTGAATAAACCACGCCCCAAACATCAAGGCCTGTCTTTTGTCTAATTGGACGCCGATTTGAGGCATGAGACGACCTTGCATTTTGGTTAGGCTATTCCAATAGGGGTTGTTATTTGGGGCCACTAAATTGAAATTAAAGCTCATGAACTTCAAGTCATAGACAAAACTAGCCGCTTTCATTAAAGGCGCTATTAAAAAACCTGAAAACAACAACGCATAAAGAGATTTTTTTAAGAAAATCAAACTAAAATACAGCCCCTTTCATCATCTTTTAAAATTGCAGCATTTAAAATAGCGACATTTTATTTAAAGACAAGATACGATTTTAAATTAACTTTCATTAAAAACAACATAAAAACCAAAAACAGAACCCTTTCAAGTTCGGTTTTTTTTTGGATAAAATAGCTTTAAAAAAGGGTGTTTAATTTTTATGACTTCATATTCAAGCCATTCTTTTAAAGAACAAGATTTTCATATCCCTATCGCTTTTGCTTTTGATAAGAATTACCTCATTCCTGCGGGCGCGTGTATTTATTCCTTGCTAGAAAGCATCGCTAAAGCCAATAAAAAAATTCGTTACACCCTATACGCTTTAGTGGTGGGCTTGAATGAAGAAGATGAAGCAAAACTCCACCAAATTACAGAGCCTTTTAAAGAATTTGCCACTTTAGAAGTGAAAGACATTGAACCTTTTTTAGACACTATCCCTAACCCTTTTGATGAGGATTTCACCAAGCGTTTTTCTAAAATGGTGTTAGTGAAGTATTTTCTAGCGGATTTGTTCCCCAAATATTCCAAAATGGTGTGGAGCGATGTGGATGTCATCTTTTGCAATGAATTTAGTGCTGATTTCTTAAGCATTAAAGAAGATGATGAGAATTATTTTTATGGGGTTTTAGAAGTTGAAAAGCACCACATGATGGAAGGGTTTTTGTTTTGTCATTTAGATTACCAGCGCAAGAAAAATTTCACCTTAAGAATGCATGATCTTTTAAAGGGGAATGAGGCTAAAGGGGAGTTGGATTTCACGAAATGGTGTTGGCCTAACATGAAAGCTTTAGGGATTGAGTATTGCGTTTTCCCCTTCTATTACACCATTAAAGATTTTTCTAACGCGTATTTAAACGAGAATTACAAGAAAACCATTTTAGAGGCGCTCAAAAACCCTACCATTATCCACTATGACGCTTGGTGGGGGGCGGTGAAGCCTTGGGATTACCCTTTTGGTTTAAAAGCGGATTTATGGCTGAACACTTTGGCTAAAACCCCTTTTATGAGCGATTACACTAAAAAAATGCACACCAATGAGAGCTTTTATACCACAAAAATGGCTGAGCAGCATTATTTTTCTTCAGTAAAATCTTCAAAAGAAATTGTTTTCAAGGCTCCGTATTTGTTTTTCAAATCGTATCTGTTTGTTGTGTTTAAAGAAAGGAAAATCCATTCAAGAGTTTTTGAATTAACTTGTGGTTTAGTGAAAAAATTTTTCAATAAGCTTATTTATTTTGGGTTTTTGATGCCTAAAGCGTTAGCTAAAAGGGTGGTTAGTAAGATCCTTAGAGTTTTAGGGCTTCATGGGATTGCTAAAAAAATTCTAATCAAACTCAAGCTCTTAAAAAAGAGCTAGAGTAAAGGGGTTAAAACCCTTCTTTAAATTAATTTATTAACTTTCATTAAAAACAACATAAAAACCAAAAACAGAACCCTTTCAAGTTCGGTTTTTTTTTGGATAAAATAGCTTTAAAAAAGGGTGTTTAATTTTTATGACTTCATATTCAAGCCATTCTTTTAAAGAACAAGATTTTCATATCCCTATCGCTTTTGCTTTTGATAAGAATTACCTCATTCCTGCGGGCGCGTGTATTTATTCCTTGCTAGAAAGCATCGCTAAAGCCAATAAAAAAATTCGTTACACCCTATACGCTTTAGTGGTGGGCTTGAATGAAGAAGATGAAGCAAAACTCCACCAAATTACAGAGCCTTTTAAAGAATTTGCCACTTTAGAAGTGAAAGACATTGAACCTTTTTTAGACACTATCCCTAACCCTTTTGATGAGGATTTCACCAAGCGTTTTTCTAAAATGGTGTTAGTGAAGTATTTTCTAGCGGATTTGTTCCCCAAATATTCCAAAATGGTGTGGAGCGATGTGGATGTCATCTTTTGCAATGAATTTAGTGCTGATTTCTTAAGCATTAAAGAAGATGATGAGAATTATTTTTATGGGGTTTATGACAGAATATACCCATATGAAGGCTTTTTTTATTGCAACTTAACTTACCAACGAAAAAACCAATTTTGTAAAAAAATATTAGAAACCATGCACACACAAAAAATAGATAAAGAACCGCAATTAACAGAATTTTGTCGATCAAAGATCGCACCATTAAAAATAGAGTATTGCATTTTCCCACACTATTATAGTCTTTCTGAAGAGCATTTAAGGGGTGTGGTCAATGCAATTTATCATAACACCATTAAACAAGCCTTAAGAGAACCTATCGTTATACAATACGACTCCCATCCTTATTTTCAAATAAAACCTTGGACATATCCTTTTGGTTTAAAAGCGGATTTATGGCTGAACGCTTTGGCTAAAACCCCTTTTATGAGCGATTGGTCTTATTTGATCACAGGAGGTGGGGAGATAGGTGGAGAAAAATGGCACTACTACCATAGCATTATTGCTTATCATTACTACTTCCCTTTATGGAAAACAGAAGAACAGATCGCCCATGACGCTTTTAAGACATTTTTGAATCATTATTCTTTACACATTCATGAGATTCCCAAAAACGCAAGGCGAAGATTATTTAAATACTGCATTTCAATACCACTCAAGAGTCTTATTAGTAAAACCCTTAAAATCCTAGGGCTTCATGGGATTGTTAAAAAAATCCTACTCAAGCTCTTAAAAAAGAGCTAGAGCCAAAGCCTTTAATCAAACGATTTTTTCATATCAATCACATAGCGGAATTTCGCTTTCCCATGGGTTAGGTTATGATAGGCGGTGTCAATATCCTTGCCTAAAATCAAATCTATTTCAGGGTAAATATTGTGTTTGATAGAAAAATCCATCATCTCTTGGGTTTCTTTAATGCCCCCAATCAATGAGCCATAAACCTTGCGATTGCCTAAATGGATAAAATCAAAAACGCTAAGCGTTGGAGCAACTTCTACAGGGGGGAGTCCCACAAGGGCTAGATCGCCATTATAAGTTAAGAGCTTGAGATAGTCTTTTAAATCATAATGGGTAGGAATGGTTGAAATGATAAAATCCAATTCTTCTTTGCATTGTTTAGGGTCGGTGTAGAAATGTTGAACCCCCATGCTTAAAGCGTCTTGCTTTTTGTGTTCATTTCTTGCAAAAACGCTCACTTCAGCCCCCATAGCCACAGCGTATTTAACCGCCATGCTTCCTAGCCCACCAAACCCAGCGACACCAACTTTTGTGCCTTTAGTAACCTTAGAAAATTTTAAGGGCGAATAAGTGGTGATGCCCGCGCAAAGCAAGGGGGCTACTTTTTCTAAAGGAGCGTTTTTATCCACGCTAATCACATAGTTTTCATCCACGACAATATTATTAGAGTATCCGCCCATGTGGGGTTCATTGCCATGGAAAGAATCCAAACAATCATAAGTGAATACCACTTTGGCGCAAAATTGCTCTTGGTGTTCTTTACAGGGCTTACACGCTTTGCATGAATTGACAAAACAGCCCACGCCCACCACATCGCCGACCTTAAATTTCTTAACTTCCTTACCCACTTCTTTGATGACCCCAGCAATTTCATGCCCAGGAATCATAGGATAGATGCCTTCTTTCCATTCGCTATAAGCGCTATGAATATCGCTATGGCAAATCCCTGCATAAAGAATGTCAATCAACACATCTTTAGGGCCTACAGCATGGCGGCTAAAATCATGGGGTTTGAAATGCCCGTCTTTAGAAAAAATAGCAAAACCTTTAGATGGAACTCTCATTAAAACTCCTTGTTTGATTAAAATACCGCTATTGTATTGTTTTTATGGTTTACTTATGTTTCTATAGGTTTAACTAATTTTATAATTGTTGGTTACATGGTATCGTTGTTTGGTGCGCTCAAACACACCCCTTGTATAATCCCGTTTCTATCTTAACGCTGCTATATCTTATCATGCAGCAAGTAATTCTCTAACGCAATGCCCGCCCCATCAAGTCCGGGAGTTTTTTTCAGCACGACATGCACAGGGATAGAAGCGAGAAACGCTCCCATGCGCCCTTTCGTTTCAAAGCGTGCTCTAAAGGGCGAAGTTTTAAAATAATCAATGAATCGTGGGATAATCCCCCCACACAAATACACGCCCCCTCTAGCCCCCAAAGTGAGAGCCACATCAGCAGCGAGCGTGCCTAGCATGGAGCAAAAAGTGTCCAAGGTCAATCGGCATATAGGGTAATCCCCATTCAAAGCGCGTTCGCTAATGATTTGTGGGGTTAATTCAGCCTTGCTTAACTTCGCCACTTTTTCTAAACTTTTGCGTTTAGACAGGGCTTCATAAATCAACACCAAACCGCTCCCACTCAAAAACCTTTCCGCGCTCACATGGTTGAATTTAGAGCGGGCGTATTGCCACACTAAAATTTCTAAATCATCAAAAGGGGCAAAGCTCACATGCCCTCCTTCACCGGGCAAGACTTTCAAAGAGCCATCGCTGTTTTGGATAAGAGTGCTTACCCCAAGCCCGGTTCCTGGCCCTAAAATCGCTTTAGGGGCGTTGATTTCGCACTTAATCCCGCCTATTTGAGCCAGATCGTTTTCTTGCATCGCGCTAATGGCATAGGCTTGCGCGACAAAATCATTGATGACAAGCAATTTTTTTAAATTCAAACATTGCCGTGTCGTTTCAATAGAAAAAGTCCAGTGATTGTTAGTCATTTGGACAAAATCCCCCATAATGGGCGTAGCCACAGCAAAAGAGCCATAAATAGGGTGCAGTTTAAGGCTTTCTTTGCATTTAGAAAGATAAAATCGCACTGCATCGCTCAAACTTTCAAAATCTTCGCACCGCAAGACTTCAATGCATTCAATCTGTCGTGGGGCGACTTCCAAGCCAAAGCGCGCGTTCGTGCCGCCAATATCGGCTAATAGTCTCGGGTAAGTTTCAGTTTTTGGCATAAAACACCTCCGTGGTAACTTTTTTAGAATGTAAAATCCGAGCAATCGGCAGAGAATAGGGAGCGTTTTCTTTTAAAGCTTTTTCTAAAACCTCCCTTTTTTGCACCCCACTAACGCTTAAGAAAAGTTTTTCGCAATTTTCTAAGGCGTTAATAGACATGCTCAGGCGCTCATAAGGAGCGTTAGCGGGCTTAGTCAAGACGATATTTTCTTTTTCTTCGTTTAAAAAAGCGCTCGTTTCGGGAAAAAGGCTAGCCGTATGCCCATCAGTCCCCATGCCCAAAATGGCTAAATGAGGCTGTTTGAAATGCTGGTTAGCAAAATGAAAAAGCGCGTTTGTATCGCCAGAAATCTTTTTGGGCAAAAGCGGGATGAAAGAAGCTTTTAGGGCGTTATTTTGCAATAAGTAATCGTGTAATAATTTGGTGTTGCTATCATTGTGGCTTGTGTCTATGATGCGTTCATCTACTAAACTGACTAAACACTCATGCCATTTGAGATCTAAAACGCTCAATTTTTGCAACAAACTAATGGGCGAACGGCCCCCAGAAAAAGCGATAGAAACTTGATGGTGCTTTTTTAAGGCGGTGTTAAAAAATTCTTTAAAACGCTCTATTAAAGCCTTGTGGCAATCTTTCAAATTTTCAAATTCAAACAATTGATAACCCATAAAATCCCTTTTATTGATAGAGTGGTTTTAAAAATTCGGATTCGTTTAGATTATGGCTTTCATAGGAATATAAGGGCGTGGCGTTATTCATAAAACCTTCTATGAGCGTGTCAATAAAAACCCATGACGCTTCTAATTCCAACTGGTGGGCGAAATTATTGTGGTTATTTTGTATCGCATCATAGAGCAATTTAGCGTAGGGCTGTAAAAATTCTTGTTTGTGATGGGTTTCTAAAATAAGGGGGTTTTGATGATCTTTTAGGGTGAGGGTGATTTTATCTTGAGAGAGGAAAAATTCTAGCGTATTGACTGCATTAAAATGGATTTTCGCGCTCGCTTGGTTGCTAGGCATTTTTTTAGCGTGCTTAAGGTAGAAAGGCACGCCTTTAAATTTAGGCGTATCCAAAAAGGCTTTAATAGCGACAAGAGTCTCTGTTTGGCTCTCTTTATTGACCTTATTTTCATCTCTATAGCCTTGATATTGGGCCCGAATAACCTGTTTTTTAAAATCTTTTGGGGGTTGTAAGGTTTTTAAAACTTTGATTTTTTCTTTCCTCAAATCCTTTAAATCGTTGGGTAAATCTGTAGCGATAAGGGATAAAACTTGCAAGAGATGGTTTTGAACCATATCCCTTAAAGCCCCGATTTTATCGTAAAATTCGCCTCTTTCTTCCACCCCTAAAGTCTCATACACGCAGATTTCAACCGCACTGATTTGATCCCATAAAATGTTTAAGATAGGGTTATTTAAGCGCAATTCAAGGATATTTTGAACGCCCTTTTTCCCTAAATAATGATCGATTCTAAAGATTTGCTCTTCTTTAAAAAAAGCGCTAATGCTTTGGAAAATCTCTTGACAAGTCTTTAAATCATGCCCTAAAGGTTTTTCTAAAATCAAGCGTGTGTTGGCATGATTGAGCGCGTTTTGGGCCAAATTTTGAGCGGTAGTTGCAAAAAAACTAGGCGAGATAGAAAAGTAGAAGATCAAGGGGTTATTTTTTGTAGCGATTTTACTCAATTCTTCAAAGTCTTTAGGGTTATCCAAACGGACGCGCAAATAACTAATATGGGCTAAAAATTCCTCACCCTTTTCTCTTGAATGCAACTGCGTTTTTTCACAAAGGAGCACTAAAAATTCTTCATTGGATAGCTCCTTACGTCCTGATGCAATAATCCTAGAATCGTTTTTAAAACCATAATGGGTATAAATTTCATAAAGCGAAACAAAGAGCTTTCGCATGGCCAAATCCCCAGTCGCGCCAAAAAGAACCAAATCAAAATCCAGCATCAATAACCCTTTTAGAGTGTTTTTAAGTTATTATTATATATTAAATCTTAATTGAAGGGGTGTTCATGCCTAAGCATTCTTTAGAACAAATCAAAGAAAAAATTACAGAGCGTAGCAAAAAAACCAGAGAGCTTTATTTAGAAAATATCTTTAACCCTAAAAACCAGCCCAAGATTGAGAGCTTGGGTTGTGCGAATATTGCGCATGTTACAGCGAGCATGCCAGAGCATTTAAAAATGCCTTTAGGTTCGCATAAAAGAAAGCATTTTGCGATTATCACGGCTTATAACGACATGCTTTCAGCCCACCAACCTTTTAAAAATTACCCTGACTGGATTAAAAAAGAGTTGCAAGAGCATAACGCTTATGCGAGCGTCGCTAGTGGGGTGCCAGCGATGTGTGATGGTATCACGCAGGGTTATGATGGCATGGAATTGAGCTTATTCAGTAGAGATGTGATCGCTTTAAGCACCGCCGTGGGATTAAGCCATAATGTTTTTGACGGGGCGTTTTTTTTGGGCGTGTGCGATAAAATCGTGCCAGGCTTACTCATAGGAGCGTTAAGCTTTGGGAATTTAGCGAGCGTGTTTGTGCCAAGCGGGCCTATGGTGAGCGGGATAGAAAATTATAAAAAAGCCAAAGCACGCCAGGATTTTGCAATGGGAAAGATCAACAGAGAAGAGCTTTTAAAAGTGGAAATGCAAAGCTATCATGATGTGGGCACTTGCACTTTTTATGGCACGGCTAATTCTAATCAAATGATGATGGAGTTTATGGGGTTGCATGTAGCTAATTCTAGCTTTATCAACCCTAACAATCCCTTACGGAAGGTTTTAGTAGAAGAGAGCGCCAAAAGATTAGCGAGCGGGGAAGTCCTGCCTTTAGCCAAACTCATTGATGAAAAAAGCATTCTTAACGCTCTTATAGGCTTAATGGCAACCGGAGGTTCTACTAACCACACTTTACATTTGATTGCTATCGCTAGATCTTGTGGGGTGATTCTCAATTGGGACGATTTTGACGCTGTTTCTAATCTCATACCCCTTTTAGCTAAAGTCTATCCTAACGGATCGGCGGATGTGAATGCTTTTGAAGCGTGTGGGGGATTAGCGTTTGTCATCAAAGAATTGTTAAAAGAGGGGCTTTTATTTGAAGATGTGCATACCATTATGGATACCAAAACGCAAAAAGGCATGCAAAATTACACCAAAACCCCCTTTTTGGAAAACGGCCAATTGGCGTATAAAGACGCTGTCAATCATAGCTTGAATACGGACATTTTACGCCCTGTTAGCGAGCCTTTTGCCGCTAATGGGGGGCTTAAAATCTTAAAGGGTAATTTAGGGCGGGCCGTGATTAAAATCTCAGCCATTAAAGATGAGCACAGGAAAGTCAAGGCCAGAGCGATTGTTTTTAAAACCCAAAGCGAATTTTTGGAACGCTTTAAAAATAAAGAATTAGAAAGGGACTTTGTGGCTGTCTTGCCTTTCCAAGGGCCTAAGTCTAACGGCATGCCAGAATTGCACAAACTCACCACGAATTTAGGGGCTTTGCAGGATATGGGCTATAAGGTTGCGCTGGTTACGGATGGGCGCATGAGCGGGGCGAGCGGGAAAGTGCCTAGTGCGATCCATTTAAGCCCTGAGGGAGCGTTAAACGGGGCGATCATTAAGATTAAAGATGGCGATTTGATAGAATTAGACGCTCCTAATAACGCTTTGAATGTGCTTGAAAAGGATTTTGAAAAGAGAGGCATCAACCCCTTGTTTTTAGAAACCTTAGAAAATTTAGAGAAGCCTAGTTTTGGGTTGGGTAGGGAATTGTTTACAAGCTTGAGATTGAATGCCAATACCGCTGAAGAGGGCGGCATGAGTTTTGGTATAAAGGTATAAAAATATAAAGGAGATAAAATGCAAGATAAAATAATAGAGATTTTACAAATTAGCCCCATTGTCCCTGTGGTGGTGATTGAGAATATAAAAGACGCTGTGCCTTTAGCGCAAAGCCTGATAGAG
It encodes:
- a CDS encoding glucose-6-phosphate dehydrogenase, with the translated sequence MLDFDLVLFGATGDLAMRKLFVSLYEIYTHYGFKNDSRIIASGRKELSNEEFLVLLCEKTQLHSREKGEEFLAHISYLRVRLDNPKDFEELSKIATKNNPLIFYFSISPSFFATTAQNLAQNALNHANTRLILEKPLGHDLKTCQEIFQSISAFFKEEQIFRIDHYLGKKGVQNILELRLNNPILNILWDQISAVEICVYETLGVEERGEFYDKIGALRDMVQNHLLQVLSLIATDLPNDLKDLRKEKIKVLKTLQPPKDFKKQVIRAQYQGYRDENKVNKESQTETLVAIKAFLDTPKFKGVPFYLKHAKKMPSNQASAKIHFNAVNTLEFFLSQDKITLTLKDHQNPLILETHHKQEFLQPYAKLLYDAIQNNHNNFAHQLELEASWVFIDTLIEGFMNNATPLYSYESHNLNESEFLKPLYQ
- the pgl gene encoding 6-phosphogluconolactonase — protein: MGYQLFEFENLKDCHKALIERFKEFFNTALKKHHQVSIAFSGGRSPISLLQKLSVLDLKWHECLVSLVDERIIDTSHNDSNTKLLHDYLLQNNALKASFIPLLPKKISGDTNALFHFANQHFKQPHLAILGMGTDGHTASLFPETSAFLNEEKENIVLTKPANAPYERLSMSINALENCEKLFLSVSGVQKREVLEKALKENAPYSLPIARILHSKKVTTEVFYAKN
- a CDS encoding glucokinase, whose product is MPKTETYPRLLADIGGTNARFGLEVAPRQIECIEVLRCEDFESLSDAVRFYLSKCKESLKLHPIYGSFAVATPIMGDFVQMTNNHWTFSIETTRQCLNLKKLLVINDFVAQAYAISAMQENDLAQIGGIKCEINAPKAILGPGTGLGVSTLIQNSDGSLKVLPGEGGHVSFAPFDDLEILVWQYARSKFNHVSAERFLSGSGLVLIYEALSKRKSLEKVAKLSKAELTPQIISERALNGDYPICRLTLDTFCSMLGTLAADVALTLGARGGVYLCGGIIPRFIDYFKTSPFRARFETKGRMGAFLASIPVHVVLKKTPGLDGAGIALENYLLHDKI
- the edd gene encoding phosphogluconate dehydratase translates to MPKHSLEQIKEKITERSKKTRELYLENIFNPKNQPKIESLGCANIAHVTASMPEHLKMPLGSHKRKHFAIITAYNDMLSAHQPFKNYPDWIKKELQEHNAYASVASGVPAMCDGITQGYDGMELSLFSRDVIALSTAVGLSHNVFDGAFFLGVCDKIVPGLLIGALSFGNLASVFVPSGPMVSGIENYKKAKARQDFAMGKINREELLKVEMQSYHDVGTCTFYGTANSNQMMMEFMGLHVANSSFINPNNPLRKVLVEESAKRLASGEVLPLAKLIDEKSILNALIGLMATGGSTNHTLHLIAIARSCGVILNWDDFDAVSNLIPLLAKVYPNGSADVNAFEACGGLAFVIKELLKEGLLFEDVHTIMDTKTQKGMQNYTKTPFLENGQLAYKDAVNHSLNTDILRPVSEPFAANGGLKILKGNLGRAVIKISAIKDEHRKVKARAIVFKTQSEFLERFKNKELERDFVAVLPFQGPKSNGMPELHKLTTNLGALQDMGYKVALVTDGRMSGASGKVPSAIHLSPEGALNGAIIKIKDGDLIELDAPNNALNVLEKDFEKRGINPLFLETLENLEKPSFGLGRELFTSLRLNANTAEEGGMSFGIKV
- a CDS encoding NAD(P)-dependent alcohol dehydrogenase, translated to MRVPSKGFAIFSKDGHFKPHDFSRHAVGPKDVLIDILYAGICHSDIHSAYSEWKEGIYPMIPGHEIAGVIKEVGKEVKKFKVGDVVGVGCFVNSCKACKPCKEHQEQFCAKVVFTYDCLDSFHGNEPHMGGYSNNIVVDENYVISVDKNAPLEKVAPLLCAGITTYSPLKFSKVTKGTKVGVAGFGGLGSMAVKYAVAMGAEVSVFARNEHKKQDALSMGVQHFYTDPKQCKEELDFIISTIPTHYDLKDYLKLLTYNGDLALVGLPPVEVAPTLSVFDFIHLGNRKVYGSLIGGIKETQEMMDFSIKHNIYPEIDLILGKDIDTAYHNLTHGKAKFRYVIDMKKSFD